A region of Thermus caldifontis DNA encodes the following proteins:
- a CDS encoding MaoC family dehydratase, translating into MKFQVGDKASYTQTISEAHVALFVGAVGDTNPLHVDEAYAQGSRFGRRIAQGILVAGLISTVIGTKLPGTGAIYLSQNLRFLKPTYLGDTITATAIVKAVREREKGGFVLTLDTFCENQRGERVIEGEAVVLYEEPTGARP; encoded by the coding sequence GTGAAGTTCCAGGTGGGGGATAAAGCCAGCTACACCCAGACCATCTCCGAGGCCCACGTAGCCCTCTTCGTGGGGGCGGTAGGGGACACCAATCCCCTGCACGTGGACGAAGCCTATGCCCAGGGAAGCCGCTTTGGCCGGCGCATCGCCCAGGGAATCCTGGTGGCCGGCCTCATCTCCACCGTGATCGGCACCAAGCTCCCGGGCACCGGGGCCATCTACCTCTCCCAGAACTTGCGCTTTCTAAAGCCCACCTACCTGGGGGATACCATCACCGCCACCGCCATTGTCAAAGCGGTGCGGGAAAGGGAAAAGGGCGGCTTCGTTCTGACCCTGGATACCTTTTGCGAGAACCAGCGGGGAGAAAGGGTCATCGAGGGCGAGGCCGTGGTGCTGTACGAGGAACCTACGGGCGCAAGGCCCTAG
- a CDS encoding alpha/beta fold hydrolase, translated as MLSYLEGGAGTPVVLVHGNFASKEWWRELLQEPPKGAWLLAPDLPGFGESPAPEDFIPSIPAYAAALRAFLQEKGLEDAILVGHSLGGAVAMEATSEKTRGLVLINSAPPSGLKTPEAYYPILESYRYNREALAQALAAMAPTRRPPWFSELVERAQRMHPTHFQGNARALAEWRLERVYPGPVLVVHGAMDSLVTRAMAEETAAFFPRGKLLGLENIGHSVNLENPGLLKGILEDFLKEVHGEVPGGG; from the coding sequence ATGCTTAGTTATTTAGAAGGCGGGGCAGGAACCCCGGTGGTCTTGGTCCACGGTAACTTTGCCTCTAAGGAGTGGTGGCGGGAGCTTCTCCAGGAGCCGCCCAAAGGAGCCTGGCTTCTGGCCCCCGACCTCCCGGGCTTTGGGGAAAGCCCTGCCCCAGAGGACTTCATTCCCTCCATCCCCGCCTACGCTGCGGCCCTTCGGGCCTTTCTTCAGGAGAAAGGTTTAGAAGACGCCATCCTGGTGGGCCACTCCCTGGGAGGGGCGGTGGCCATGGAAGCGACGAGTGAGAAGACACGGGGCCTGGTTCTCATCAACTCTGCCCCGCCCTCGGGGTTAAAGACCCCGGAGGCCTATTACCCCATCTTGGAAAGCTACCGCTACAACCGGGAAGCCCTGGCCCAGGCCCTGGCCGCCATGGCCCCCACCCGTAGACCCCCCTGGTTCTCGGAGCTGGTGGAGAGGGCGCAAAGGATGCATCCCACCCACTTCCAGGGCAACGCCCGCGCCCTAGCGGAATGGCGGCTGGAAAGGGTGTACCCGGGACCGGTTCTGGTGGTCCATGGCGCCATGGACTCCCTCGTCACCCGGGCCATGGCGGAGGAAACAGCAGCTTTCTTTCCCCGAGGGAAGCTTCTCGGCCTCGAGAACATAGGCCACTCAGTGAATCTGGAAAATCCCGGACTGTTAAAAGGGATCTTAGAGGACTTCCTCAAGGAGGTGCACGGTGAAGTTCCAGGTGGGGGATAA
- a CDS encoding ABC transporter substrate-binding protein encodes MRKVVGFLVLIAGLAWAQIPLKVGVILPLSGASAVSGKAALNGIQLAADEVNAAGKVRLELIVVDDGTDPAKAVPAFTKLMTVDKVDIVIGGLASGVTFALSGPVKQYGPLFLVIGAASSVVEQAFEGYPLFFHYHPWDYHNVAAALQFFQYLNREHGAKKVAILYEDGPFGSAGIGVYKQQLEKLGYQVQAEPFKAGSGQFTAILTRFRAFAPDILYWIGYDVDALPIATQARQVGLRPKLIYGAPPSWPIGFEKNPLSNDIAGMTAWLPTVANPQSRRFVEAYRKKYGEVTEEYMAPMGYTIVNSLALAAEKAGSADKNRIAEALAGLKMPTPFGLLSFKPSDTGRTKYQGFGPEIWFQFQYLQGSRRPVFPKNVATRPLRYPGEYYLR; translated from the coding sequence ATGCGGAAGGTAGTAGGATTCTTGGTTCTTATAGCCGGTCTGGCCTGGGCCCAGATCCCCCTAAAGGTGGGGGTCATCCTCCCCCTCTCGGGGGCCTCTGCGGTTTCGGGCAAGGCGGCGCTGAACGGCATCCAGCTGGCCGCTGATGAGGTAAACGCCGCCGGCAAGGTAAGGCTGGAGCTCATCGTGGTGGACGACGGAACCGACCCTGCCAAGGCGGTCCCAGCCTTCACCAAGCTCATGACCGTGGACAAGGTGGACATCGTGATCGGCGGCCTGGCCAGCGGGGTTACCTTCGCCCTTTCCGGTCCCGTGAAGCAGTACGGCCCCCTCTTCCTGGTCATCGGGGCCGCCAGCTCGGTGGTAGAGCAGGCCTTTGAGGGTTATCCCCTGTTTTTCCACTACCACCCCTGGGACTACCATAACGTGGCCGCCGCCCTACAGTTCTTCCAGTACCTGAACCGGGAACACGGAGCCAAGAAGGTGGCCATTCTCTACGAGGACGGACCCTTCGGCTCCGCAGGCATCGGGGTGTACAAGCAACAGCTGGAGAAGCTGGGCTACCAGGTCCAGGCGGAACCCTTCAAGGCCGGGAGTGGGCAGTTCACCGCCATCCTTACCCGCTTCCGGGCCTTTGCTCCCGACATCCTTTACTGGATCGGATACGATGTCGACGCCTTGCCCATCGCCACCCAGGCAAGGCAGGTGGGGCTTAGACCCAAGCTGATCTACGGTGCACCCCCCTCCTGGCCCATCGGTTTCGAGAAGAATCCCCTTTCCAACGACATCGCTGGCATGACCGCGTGGTTGCCCACGGTGGCCAACCCCCAGTCCCGCCGCTTTGTGGAAGCTTACCGCAAGAAGTACGGGGAGGTAACCGAGGAGTACATGGCCCCTATGGGCTATACCATCGTCAACAGCCTGGCCCTGGCGGCGGAAAAGGCAGGCAGTGCCGACAAAAACCGCATCGCCGAGGCCCTGGCTGGCCTCAAAATGCCCACGCCCTTTGGCCTTTTGTCCTTCAAGCCCTCGGACACGGGCCGCACCAAGTACCAGGGGTTTGGCCCGGAGATCTGGTTCCAGTTCCAGTACCTCCAGGGAAGCCGTCGGCCTGTCTTCCCCAAGAATGTGGCCACAAGGCCCTTGCGCTATCCTGGGGAGTACTACCTAAGATAG
- a CDS encoding CoA transferase has product MAPCAWPPGRVLDLTRLLPGPLAGKLLRDLGFPVLKVEPPQGDPLRDWAPETYAFLNGNKEVVTLDLKGKEGRERFLSLLPEAVILLESNRPGAMERLGLGPEALLRVNPRLVYARLRGYPDSPDPGHDLTYLAEAGLLGRFPWQSFQFADLAGAYALALAALKGLLLGGGVYEVALSEAVKAMAYPPIPFLDGSALCYGVYPAREGRVALAALEPHFWAWFCEAAGLPELLPLAFSPAEPGNPGYQRLRAFFQGKAAWEWEAWAREKGIPLRAVRGYTLSSCFVL; this is encoded by the coding sequence ATGGCGCCTTGCGCATGGCCCCCAGGTAGGGTTCTGGACCTTACCCGGCTTCTCCCCGGGCCCTTGGCGGGGAAGCTTCTTAGGGATTTGGGTTTTCCCGTCCTCAAGGTAGAGCCCCCGCAAGGGGATCCCCTAAGGGACTGGGCCCCGGAAACCTACGCCTTCCTGAACGGCAACAAAGAGGTTGTGACCCTGGACCTGAAGGGTAAGGAAGGCCGGGAAAGGTTTCTCTCTTTGCTGCCGGAGGCCGTCATCCTCCTGGAGTCCAACCGTCCCGGGGCCATGGAGCGGCTGGGGTTGGGCCCAGAAGCGCTCCTTAGGGTCAACCCCCGCCTGGTCTACGCCCGGCTTCGGGGCTACCCCGATTCCCCGGACCCGGGCCACGACCTTACCTACCTGGCGGAAGCGGGGCTTCTGGGGCGCTTTCCCTGGCAGTCCTTCCAGTTTGCCGACCTGGCCGGTGCCTACGCTCTGGCCTTGGCGGCGCTCAAGGGGCTCCTCCTAGGGGGCGGGGTATACGAGGTGGCCCTTTCTGAGGCGGTCAAGGCCATGGCCTATCCCCCCATTCCCTTTTTGGACGGTTCCGCCCTCTGCTATGGGGTCTACCCTGCCCGGGAGGGAAGGGTGGCCCTAGCGGCCTTGGAGCCCCATTTCTGGGCCTGGTTTTGCGAGGCAGCGGGGTTGCCTGAGCTCCTTCCCTTGGCCTTTAGCCCGGCGGAACCGGGCAACCCGGGTTACCAACGGCTACGGGCCTTCTTCCAGGGGAAGGCCGCCTGGGAGTGGGAGGCCTGGGCCAGGGAGAAGGGGATTCCTCTCAGGGCCGTGCGGGGTTATACCCTTTCCTCCTGTTTCGTTCTCTAG
- a CDS encoding ABC transporter ATP-binding protein, giving the protein MTLEVRDLEAGYGKAQVLNGLDLEVKEGELVALLGANGAGKTTLLRAISGLIPPWRGKVLWNGEELRRFSPARRARFGLGHVPEGRQLFPLMTVEENLRLGAAFLAPEREKEGFERVFALFPRLYERKRQLAGTLSGGEQQMLAIARALMGFPKILLVDEPSLGLAPRLAEEVLLTLKRVAEEGVGVLLVEQNVALSLEVAARAYVLEHGRIVLQGPSRVVLEDSRIREAYLSL; this is encoded by the coding sequence ATGACGCTGGAGGTGAGGGACCTGGAAGCAGGGTATGGCAAAGCCCAAGTGCTCAACGGTCTGGACCTAGAGGTAAAGGAAGGGGAACTGGTGGCTCTCCTGGGTGCCAATGGAGCTGGTAAAACCACCCTGCTCCGGGCCATCTCCGGGCTGATCCCGCCCTGGCGGGGAAAGGTCCTTTGGAATGGAGAGGAGCTCCGGAGGTTTTCCCCTGCCCGTCGGGCCCGGTTTGGTCTCGGCCATGTACCTGAAGGCCGGCAACTCTTTCCCCTGATGACCGTGGAGGAGAACCTTCGTCTAGGGGCTGCTTTTCTGGCCCCGGAAAGGGAGAAGGAGGGTTTTGAACGGGTCTTTGCCCTCTTCCCCCGTCTATACGAAAGGAAGAGGCAGCTGGCAGGTACCCTCTCCGGGGGGGAGCAGCAGATGCTGGCCATCGCCCGGGCCCTCATGGGCTTCCCCAAAATCCTCCTGGTGGATGAGCCTTCTCTAGGACTTGCTCCCAGGTTAGCCGAGGAGGTACTCCTTACCCTCAAGCGGGTGGCGGAAGAGGGGGTAGGGGTGTTGCTGGTGGAGCAGAACGTGGCCCTTTCCCTGGAGGTGGCGGCCAGGGCCTACGTGCTGGAGCATGGGCGTATCGTGCTCCAGGGTCCGTCCCGTGTAGTGTTAGAAGATTCCCGGATCCGGGAAGCTTACCTAAGTCTCTAA
- a CDS encoding branched-chain amino acid ABC transporter permease, producing the protein MELLLQTLLNGVLMSGVYALVATGLALSLGVVGIVNFAHGEFLMMGAFLSYVLFALRGMDPLLSLGLAFLAAFVVGALTYQGLIRPVLRATELNQMLLTFGLSILLQNLALLLFGADTRVVAPPYQATTLSLGPFFLGGVPLGAFLLSLAILLLLQVFLTRSRLGLAMRAVSQNRVAPGLLGIEADRVYLLAFGLAAALAGVAGVMLSVMLYASPTVGFVFTLKSFAIVALAGLGNLKGVMPAAFVLALAEALVSTYLPGGGGLVEAVFFLVLFLALVVRAWRPA; encoded by the coding sequence ATGGAGCTCCTCCTGCAAACCCTCCTTAACGGCGTTCTCATGAGCGGGGTCTACGCCTTGGTAGCCACGGGACTGGCCCTTTCCCTGGGGGTGGTGGGCATCGTCAACTTCGCTCACGGCGAGTTCCTGATGATGGGCGCTTTTCTCTCCTACGTGCTTTTCGCCCTCCGCGGAATGGATCCCCTCCTCTCCCTGGGCCTTGCCTTCCTTGCCGCCTTCGTGGTGGGTGCCCTTACCTACCAGGGCTTGATCCGGCCGGTGCTGCGGGCCACCGAGCTCAACCAGATGCTCCTCACCTTCGGCCTGTCCATCCTCCTGCAAAACCTTGCCCTCCTCCTATTTGGGGCTGACACCCGGGTGGTGGCCCCGCCCTACCAGGCCACCACCCTCTCCTTGGGCCCCTTCTTTCTGGGGGGTGTGCCCTTGGGGGCCTTTTTGCTTTCCCTCGCCATCCTCTTGCTGCTCCAGGTCTTCCTCACCCGAAGCCGGCTTGGCCTGGCTATGCGGGCCGTGTCTCAAAACCGTGTGGCTCCTGGCCTTTTGGGCATCGAAGCGGACAGGGTTTATCTCCTGGCCTTTGGCCTTGCCGCTGCTTTGGCCGGGGTAGCCGGGGTGATGCTGTCGGTGATGCTTTACGCCAGCCCCACGGTGGGTTTTGTCTTCACCCTAAAGTCCTTCGCCATCGTGGCCCTGGCCGGGCTTGGCAACCTCAAGGGGGTGATGCCCGCCGCTTTTGTTCTAGCCCTGGCCGAGGCCTTGGTGAGCACCTACCTACCCGGAGGCGGGGGGCTCGTGGAGGCAGTGTTCTTTCTGGTTCTCTTTCTGGCTCTGGTGGTCCGAGCTTGGAGGCCGGCATGA
- a CDS encoding ABC transporter ATP-binding protein — MGKVLEVVGVSKRFLGLQALKEVHLHLEEGEILAVIGPNGAGKSTLLNLLSGLIKPDWGRILFLGQDITHLPPEARTHLGLGRAFQIVQPLPELTVRENLMVGARFGKPRVRQREAEAWVEEVLRLTGLGPRAEALAGDLTLLEDKRLELARALATRPKVLLLDEVMAGLRPKEAEEAVALVKRIRETGVSILFIEHVMPVVRTLADRVVVLDYGEVIAEGTYQEVAQDPRVQEAYLGRRT; from the coding sequence GTGGGTAAGGTCCTGGAAGTCGTAGGCGTGAGCAAACGCTTCCTGGGGCTCCAAGCCCTTAAAGAGGTCCATCTCCACTTAGAGGAAGGGGAGATCCTGGCGGTCATCGGCCCCAACGGGGCTGGCAAAAGCACCCTCTTGAACCTTCTTTCCGGTCTGATAAAGCCCGATTGGGGCCGAATCCTCTTTCTGGGACAGGATATCACCCACCTCCCCCCGGAAGCCCGTACCCACCTGGGCCTGGGACGGGCCTTCCAGATTGTGCAACCCCTCCCTGAGCTCACCGTGCGGGAAAACCTCATGGTGGGGGCCCGCTTCGGCAAACCCCGGGTACGGCAGAGGGAGGCGGAAGCCTGGGTGGAGGAGGTGCTGCGCCTCACGGGGTTGGGGCCCCGGGCGGAGGCTTTGGCCGGGGATCTCACCCTTTTGGAGGACAAGCGCCTCGAGCTGGCCCGGGCCCTGGCCACCCGGCCCAAGGTCCTCCTCCTGGACGAGGTGATGGCTGGCCTCCGCCCCAAGGAGGCGGAGGAGGCGGTGGCCCTGGTTAAGCGGATCCGTGAAACCGGGGTTTCCATCCTTTTCATTGAGCACGTGATGCCGGTGGTGCGGACCTTGGCCGACCGGGTGGTGGTCTTGGATTACGGCGAGGTGATCGCCGAAGGCACCTACCAGGAGGTGGCGCAGGACCCAAGGGTGCAGGAGGCCTATCTGGGGAGGCGAACATGA
- a CDS encoding alpha/beta fold hydrolase: MVRLRYRIEGRGPRVVLLNGIFQRLESWDPVVPHLEGYTLLRYDMRGQGESEAPEGFYTPEVHAQDLLGLLEELGWEDATLVGLSNGGIVAIKAALLAPHRLRGLVLACTTPYLDPALRAKVESWLYALRAGGTPLRLRVALPWVFGARFLNAHPELLQEKGLATLMAQAPDDKAQERLLLGFLALEDLRSHLPDLALPALVLYGEEDLLFPKPYAEALAGAMGARLQALPTGHAAPLEAPQAFAEALKSFLEVIYA; this comes from the coding sequence ATGGTCAGGCTTAGGTACCGCATAGAGGGAAGGGGGCCAAGGGTGGTACTTCTCAACGGGATCTTTCAGCGTCTGGAGAGCTGGGATCCCGTGGTGCCCCACCTCGAGGGCTACACCCTTCTCCGCTACGACATGCGGGGCCAAGGGGAAAGCGAGGCCCCAGAGGGTTTCTACACCCCAGAGGTCCACGCCCAAGACCTCCTCGGGCTCCTCGAGGAGCTGGGCTGGGAAGACGCCACCTTAGTGGGCCTTTCCAATGGGGGGATCGTGGCCATAAAGGCCGCCCTCCTGGCCCCTCATCGCCTCCGGGGGCTGGTTCTGGCCTGCACCACCCCCTACCTGGACCCGGCCTTAAGGGCCAAGGTGGAGAGCTGGCTTTACGCCCTTAGGGCCGGGGGTACCCCCTTGCGCCTAAGGGTAGCCTTGCCCTGGGTTTTCGGGGCCCGTTTCCTCAACGCCCACCCCGAGCTCCTCCAGGAGAAGGGCCTTGCCACCCTGATGGCCCAGGCCCCGGATGACAAGGCCCAGGAAAGGCTTCTTCTGGGGTTTCTTGCCCTCGAGGACCTCAGATCCCATCTTCCGGACCTTGCCCTGCCAGCCCTGGTTCTCTACGGGGAAGAGGACCTGCTTTTTCCCAAGCCCTACGCCGAGGCCCTGGCGGGGGCCATGGGGGCTAGGCTCCAAGCCCTACCCACGGGACACGCCGCTCCCCTGGAAGCCCCCCAAGCCTTCGCCGAGGCCTTGAAAAGCTTTCTGGAGGTGATCTATGCTTAG
- a CDS encoding branched-chain amino acid ABC transporter permease codes for MRGFNHLPLILLFLLLFALLPFLPLGVWRAFLLDVGFFVLLFTALALSWDLVARTGQLSLAHGAFFGLGAYGAGLLAPQVGTLPALLLGALVAGAGALTLGSVTLRLHGLYFAIASLAFSEVLRTLALKLPFTGGPIGLPVPPPFAGTWPLAAYYLSFGVLLLATALSLWAEASPFRLAQAATRQSETVARVLGVRVVWVKLWSLLLGSWVAGLAGGVYGMKTLFLSPYDAFSLGRAVEALVIPIFGGLYTTLGPLVGGAVLVSLEQALRLWIKEGYLVVYGAILILVILFLPRGLVGILGRRRG; via the coding sequence ATGAGGGGTTTCAATCACCTCCCCTTGATCCTCCTCTTCCTCCTCCTCTTCGCCCTGCTACCCTTTCTTCCCTTGGGGGTTTGGCGGGCCTTTCTCCTGGACGTGGGTTTTTTCGTCCTGCTTTTTACCGCATTAGCCCTCTCCTGGGACCTGGTGGCCCGGACCGGCCAGCTTTCCTTGGCCCACGGTGCTTTCTTCGGTTTGGGGGCGTATGGGGCAGGGCTCTTGGCCCCTCAGGTAGGTACTCTCCCCGCCTTGCTCCTGGGGGCCCTGGTGGCGGGGGCCGGGGCTCTCACCCTGGGATCGGTAACCCTTCGCCTCCACGGCCTGTACTTCGCCATCGCCAGCCTGGCCTTTAGCGAGGTGTTGCGCACCCTTGCGTTAAAGTTACCCTTTACCGGTGGACCCATCGGCCTTCCTGTACCGCCTCCTTTTGCAGGAACCTGGCCATTGGCCGCTTACTACCTGAGCTTCGGCGTCTTGCTCCTGGCCACGGCTTTAAGCCTGTGGGCAGAGGCGAGCCCTTTCAGACTTGCGCAGGCCGCCACCCGGCAATCGGAAACTGTGGCCCGCGTTTTGGGCGTCCGGGTGGTCTGGGTAAAGCTCTGGTCCTTGCTCCTGGGGAGTTGGGTGGCCGGGCTTGCGGGTGGAGTTTACGGGATGAAAACCCTCTTCCTCTCCCCCTACGATGCCTTCAGCCTAGGGAGGGCCGTGGAAGCCTTGGTCATCCCCATCTTCGGCGGCCTTTACACCACCTTGGGACCCCTGGTGGGTGGCGCGGTGCTGGTGAGCCTCGAGCAGGCCCTGAGGCTTTGGATCAAGGAGGGTTACCTGGTGGTCTACGGAGCCATCCTTATCCTGGTCATCCTCTTCCTACCCCGTGGCCTGGTGGGCATTCTGGGGAGGCGCCGTGGGTAA
- a CDS encoding 3-hydroxybutyrate dehydrogenase, with the protein MRPFASKTVLITGAGSGIGLALARAFAQEGAKVLLHDLKDASPLAEELGGVFLQADLSDPQAVEELGREAARQGVDILVNNAGFQHIDPVEDFPLETWQRMLQVMLTAPFQLIRALLPGMKAKGWGRILNIASVHGLVASPYKSAYISAKHGLLGLTKTVALEAGPFGITVNAIAPAYVRTPLVENQIADQARTLAIPESEVVEKVFLAQAAIKRLIEPEEVAALALFLASEKASAITGAVFPIDLGWTAR; encoded by the coding sequence ATGAGGCCTTTTGCTAGCAAAACCGTCCTGATCACCGGCGCGGGAAGCGGTATCGGCCTAGCCCTAGCCCGGGCCTTCGCCCAAGAAGGCGCCAAGGTGCTGTTGCATGACCTTAAAGACGCCTCCCCCTTGGCAGAGGAACTAGGCGGGGTATTTCTCCAGGCAGACCTCTCCGACCCCCAGGCCGTAGAGGAGCTAGGGAGGGAAGCGGCCCGGCAGGGGGTGGACATCCTGGTGAACAATGCGGGCTTCCAGCACATCGATCCGGTGGAAGACTTCCCCCTGGAAACCTGGCAAAGGATGCTCCAGGTGATGCTTACCGCCCCCTTCCAGCTCATCAGGGCTCTGCTTCCGGGGATGAAGGCCAAGGGCTGGGGGCGGATCCTCAACATCGCCAGCGTCCACGGCTTGGTGGCAAGCCCCTACAAGTCCGCCTACATCTCCGCCAAGCACGGGCTATTGGGCCTCACCAAGACCGTGGCCCTCGAGGCGGGTCCTTTTGGCATCACCGTAAACGCCATCGCCCCCGCTTACGTGCGCACCCCCTTGGTGGAGAACCAGATCGCCGACCAGGCCCGCACCCTGGCCATCCCCGAAAGCGAGGTGGTGGAAAAGGTTTTCCTGGCCCAGGCGGCCATCAAACGCCTCATTGAGCCAGAAGAAGTGGCAGCCCTAGCCCTCTTCCTAGCCTCGGAAAAGGCCTCCGCCATCACCGGGGCCGTCTTTCCCATCGACCTGGGATGGACCGCCCGCTAA
- a CDS encoding 3-oxoacyl-ACP synthase, whose protein sequence is MFVRGLGIYLPVKRVSAEEIAASSGLPAEVVREKLGILEKPVPGSNDHPADMALWAAQAALKVASIPPDTIDWVISIVEEYKDYPVWTTAPYLALGLGASRAKGLDLNQKCASLMGALEVARGLLATRKEAQVILVAGGYRNGDLVDYQDPSTRFLYDLAAGGGAMVLTREGPGLRLLGLAHRMDPTLALTVKVPVGGTRSPLNPGNLAEFRLRVENPQTMKERLDRTSIPTFLEVIREALGEAGYTEADLDYLALLHMKRSAHRAVLEGLGLREDQSIYLERFGHLGQLDPILSLKLAWEEGLLREGSLVALAAAGVGYFYGAAVLRLEGGLYA, encoded by the coding sequence ATGTTCGTCCGAGGGCTGGGGATTTACCTACCCGTCAAGCGCGTATCGGCAGAGGAAATCGCTGCATCCTCGGGGCTTCCTGCAGAGGTGGTGCGGGAAAAGCTGGGCATCTTGGAAAAACCGGTGCCGGGATCCAACGACCACCCCGCCGACATGGCCCTATGGGCTGCCCAAGCCGCCCTCAAAGTAGCGAGCATACCCCCGGACACCATCGATTGGGTGATCTCCATCGTGGAGGAGTACAAGGACTATCCCGTCTGGACCACAGCCCCGTATCTGGCCTTGGGCCTTGGGGCCTCGAGGGCCAAGGGGCTGGATCTAAACCAGAAGTGCGCCTCTCTCATGGGGGCCCTGGAGGTGGCCCGGGGGCTTCTCGCCACCCGCAAGGAGGCCCAGGTGATCCTGGTGGCGGGGGGCTACCGCAATGGGGACCTGGTGGACTACCAAGACCCCAGCACCCGCTTCCTCTACGACCTCGCCGCAGGGGGAGGGGCCATGGTCCTCACCCGGGAGGGACCTGGGCTACGGCTCCTGGGCCTTGCCCACCGCATGGACCCCACCCTGGCCCTTACGGTCAAGGTACCCGTGGGGGGAACGCGAAGCCCGTTAAATCCGGGCAACCTGGCCGAGTTCCGCCTGCGCGTGGAAAATCCTCAGACTATGAAGGAACGCCTAGACCGCACCTCCATTCCCACGTTCCTGGAGGTGATACGGGAGGCCTTGGGGGAAGCCGGCTATACCGAGGCCGACCTGGACTACCTGGCCCTTCTTCACATGAAGCGCTCCGCCCACCGGGCGGTGTTAGAAGGCCTGGGTTTGAGGGAAGACCAGTCCATCTATTTGGAACGCTTCGGGCACCTGGGCCAACTAGATCCTATCCTCTCCCTGAAGCTGGCCTGGGAGGAGGGGCTTTTGCGGGAGGGAAGCCTGGTGGCCCTGGCAGCCGCAGGGGTGGGGTACTTCTACGGGGCAGCGGTGCTCCGTCTGGAAGGAGGGCTTTATGCTTGA
- a CDS encoding acyl-CoA synthetase, with the protein MLEPNWLGRLAVYHPKRQALWFRGDWLTYGELYQRARKAAGTLQKLRVGPGDRVGLLAWNHPAYLDLLFAAPLLGHILTPFNHRLSLPELQALYAYTEPQVLFYGEGFQDMAQALDARALPLEVLLEGAEIEEATRVDLEDPALLLFTGGTTGLPKGALIPYRQLLINAIQTAFSWGLTREDRYILATPMFHAALNALATPLLYLGGSVVIEERFRPEEYLALVQAHRPTLLFLVPTMFQMLLETPGFAETDLSFVRFAISGGAPCPGPVREAFRRKGVRFKQGYGLTECGVNCFTLELEEAEAFPESVGRPMPHLRARLVREDGGEAQVGEAGELWLSGSVVMKGYFRRPEENAKTFVYDGERLWLRTGDLAFQDEGGRFYIAGRRKEMFISGGENVYPVEVERVLYDHPAVREAAVVGVPDPRWGEVGVAFVALREPLEAEALRAFLRERLAGYKVPKHIVYLEELPKSGPGKVQKETLKRMWEAEHGQA; encoded by the coding sequence ATGCTTGAGCCCAACTGGCTAGGAAGGCTTGCCGTATACCACCCCAAGCGCCAGGCCCTATGGTTTCGCGGGGATTGGCTCACCTATGGGGAACTGTACCAAAGGGCCAGGAAGGCGGCCGGAACCCTGCAGAAGCTGAGGGTAGGCCCAGGGGACCGGGTGGGCCTACTGGCTTGGAACCATCCCGCTTACCTGGACCTCCTTTTCGCCGCCCCCCTCCTAGGCCACATCCTTACTCCCTTCAACCACCGCTTGAGTTTGCCTGAGTTGCAAGCCCTTTACGCCTATACCGAGCCCCAGGTGCTCTTCTACGGGGAAGGGTTCCAGGACATGGCCCAGGCCCTGGATGCAAGGGCCCTTCCCCTCGAGGTCCTCCTCGAGGGAGCGGAAATAGAGGAGGCTACCAGGGTAGACCTGGAAGACCCCGCCCTCCTCCTCTTCACCGGGGGCACCACCGGCCTGCCCAAAGGCGCCCTGATCCCCTACCGTCAGCTTCTGATCAACGCCATCCAGACCGCCTTTTCCTGGGGGCTTACCCGGGAGGACCGGTACATCCTAGCCACCCCCATGTTCCACGCCGCCCTGAACGCCCTGGCCACCCCTCTCCTTTACCTGGGAGGAAGCGTGGTGATAGAGGAGCGCTTCCGCCCTGAGGAGTACCTAGCCTTGGTCCAGGCGCACCGCCCCACCCTCCTCTTCCTGGTGCCCACCATGTTCCAGATGCTCCTGGAAACCCCGGGCTTTGCCGAAACCGACCTTTCCTTTGTCCGCTTCGCCATCTCTGGAGGAGCCCCCTGCCCCGGCCCGGTGCGGGAAGCTTTCCGCAGAAAAGGGGTGCGTTTCAAGCAGGGCTACGGCCTCACGGAGTGCGGGGTGAACTGCTTCACCCTGGAGCTGGAGGAAGCCGAGGCCTTTCCCGAGAGCGTGGGCCGGCCCATGCCCCACTTAAGGGCTCGCCTGGTGCGGGAGGATGGAGGCGAAGCCCAGGTGGGGGAAGCGGGGGAGCTTTGGCTTTCGGGAAGCGTGGTCATGAAGGGGTATTTCCGCCGCCCCGAGGAGAACGCCAAGACCTTCGTCTATGACGGGGAAAGGCTCTGGCTCCGCACCGGGGACCTGGCCTTCCAAGACGAGGGCGGGCGCTTTTATATCGCAGGGCGCAGGAAGGAGATGTTCATCTCCGGGGGGGAGAACGTCTACCCCGTGGAGGTGGAGCGGGTCCTCTACGACCACCCGGCGGTACGCGAAGCGGCGGTGGTGGGCGTACCGGACCCCAGGTGGGGCGAGGTGGGGGTGGCCTTCGTGGCCCTTAGAGAGCCGCTGGAAGCAGAGGCCCTTCGCGCCTTCCTGCGGGAACGCCTGGCGGGGTATAAGGTTCCCAAGCACATCGTCTACCTGGAGGAACTCCCCAAGTCCGGCCCGGGAAAGGTGCAGAAGGAGACTTTGAAAAGGATGTGGGAGGCAGAGCATGGTCAGGCTTAG